In the Emcibacteraceae bacterium genome, AGTCGCAGTATTTTACTGGCATAAAGGCTGTATGGATCCTGCATCCAAAGCTGGATACGGGTCACGGAAAGCTCCCGTGGTCTAGATAATACCGGCGGCGTCGGTCTTGGCGGATCAATATTAATAGGTTCATCCGGGCGATCAAGCCCCTCGTACCAGTGCAGCCACTTCTCGCTTTCCTCTTTATGATGATCATCCCCGATAAGCGCATGAAGGCGCGATAGCCAGCGAGATTTTACCATTGGCGTGCCGTCCTGCTTTTCAGAACGGGTAATAACCACATTTTCCGCCGATGCGGTTTGCACAAAATCATGGGCGCTAAGACCAATTTTCTGATCGAGATCCGGCAGACCAAAATCCCGCCGCATCGGCCGGCTCATCCAGGGGTCAACCGATGGTTCAGGCGGCCAAATCCCTTCGTTAATACCAGACAGGATCATCAGATCAGCATGCTGCAGCCTTGCCTCAAGCGGTCCCCAAATATTAAGTCGTGGATGCTGACCATATTTTTTTCTGACTGTGACCTTGCTCATGAACTGCTCAAACAGGGCACTATACTGATCCGTTTTAAAATGGCGCAGATAGGGGGCAGCCTCGATCAGTTCTTCAATCAGCTTGGCGGCTTCCTCGCCTGCGTCGCCTTTCCAAAGAACAGTGTCCCCACTTACCTCGTCGGTTGCCGCAAGCTTTTCAGCCATTTCAATATGGGCTCTTAACATCTCCCCAAAATCGGCATTTTGACCCTGAAATAAATTTGCAAATGGCTCAATTATCCGCCGCAGGTCAAACCACCAGTTGGTCAGATCATCGTCAGCAGCACTTTCATGTTTAAAAAGCATTTCAATGCCGTTAATCCCCGGTGCCGGCCTTACACCACGCAGGCAAAATCGCTCAAATTTTCTGACGCGCTCACGAAAATCCCCAATATTTTTACCCCCCGCCGAGAATGGGTGTTTCAGCGCACTCATCAAGGGGATCGGGGCTAATCTTTCTGTTACCATTTCAGCACAAAGCCGAAGAAAAATTCCAGGTGCCGTATTAAAAAGCGGGGTTCCGGCACTGTCATCAATTTCAATATTCCATCTTTTCAGCTCCCCCGCCACCTGCCGCGCCAGCATCCGGTCCGGGGTAACCAAAGCAGCCGTTTTGCCGGGATTTTCAAGCTGCTCCCGCATCATCAGAGCGATGATCCCTGCTTCTTCCCGTGTTCCGGGCGTAACAATCTGCCGGATATTTCCCATAGCGTCCAATGGGGTCCATTTTAGATCACGCCACTGATCCGTGGTCTGTGCCGGGCGCATGATTTCACGAAATAGCCGTGTTTTTAAATGGTCATTATCTTCATCATTCCCTGACCAGTTATTGACCTCAATCCTGTCGACACCGATGGCTGCCAAAAGATGTTTCATGGTCGCCTGCGGATGACTGTCCTCAATCGCATCCCAACTTTGATCATCAAGTCCCTGATCAACACCTGGCAGGATGACCATCCCCTTTGGTAGTCTTGCTATGACTTCCAGAAGTGCTGATGTTGCCTTGACTGAGCCAGTCGACCCAGCAGCGATGATCGGAAAAGTGGGAGGATTTTCAAGCCATGTTTCCCGTAATCCTGCAAGCAGGGCATTTCGCCGAAGCGCCATATCCATATAACCGGTTTCCGCCAGTACATCCGGCCAGTGCTCGGTCAAAATCTTCAAGAATTTTATTGTTTCCTGCCAGTGGATGGCATATTGCTCTGGGACAATTTCTTCAAGATCGGCAAAGCTGACCTGTTCGGTCTGAACCTGATCGAGCAGTTCCCCCAATGCCTTCGCAAGTACGGCACAACCGGCATTTTCCGGTTTTTCTTCCAGACTTTTATCATACCAGCTATGAATGATATTCATCAGGATCATTTGCCGGATAAAGGTTGGCACAGCCGGTTTTATATCCAGATCGTCATATAATGTTCCACCGCCCATAATCAGCCCGTCTTCGTCAACATCACCAATCGGCTGCATATTTGGAAGGATCGTTGATTTCCCGTTACTATATCGTAAAAAAGCATCACGAAGTGAGCGCACAGCGCGGCGGTTGGGAAGCAAAATCAAAACCTGACTAAGGGAAATTGGATCACTGCCAAAGCGGGTTATAACCCCCTCGGCAAGAGCATCAACAAACGACAGATGAGCCGGGATATTATATATTTCGGGATTTTTTCCAAGCCGTCTTGGCATCACTCCCCCTTAAGAAGTTGCTCCGTCCCTTTAACGGATTCCGGTGTACCGACATGATACCATGAACCATCATGGGGCAAACCAAATAAACGTCCCTTGGCGGCAGAATTTCTAAATATTTTTCGAAGGGAAAAAATCTTATCCTCTATCCCCTCAAAACATTCCGGACGCATTATAAGCACTCCGCCATAAAAATAATCACTATAAGGATCATCACCGCGGAATGTCAGGCGGCCATCCTGATCCATATGAAAATCCCCCGGCCCGTCATGTCCATAAGCTTCATGGCGTTTGATAAGCAGCATCAGAATATCCATGTCATCTCGCCAGGCGGTCGCCAGTCTGAGCAGCGCATCCTGATTATGACTGGTCCAGAGCATATCACTATTCAATATAAAAAACGGGTTTTTGCCAAGCTGGGGAAGCGCTTTTTTTACCCCGCCACCACTATCCAGCAATTCATCACTTTCATCGGACAATGTAACCTTTGGTCGCCAGTCTTTCCGCTTCGCGATAAATTGATCAATCTGTTCGGCAAAATGATGTTTGTTGACCACCGCGTTTTTAATGCCTGCTGCCGCTAATGCATCAAGGCTATGGGCCAGCAATGTTTTTCCGGCAATTTTTATAAGCGGTTTGGGAATATTATCGGTAAGCGGCCTCATCCTTTTACCAAGTCCTGCAGCCAGTATCATGGCGTGATCTGGTCCCAGTTTCTTTGGGTTTAATGGAATATTCCTTTTGTCCGGCACCTCACGGTCCATCCAGTCTTTAATATCAGCCAGGACAGGGTGTTCAAAACACCTCTCCAAAAGATCCCACATCCGCGGGATCAGCTTCAGGTAGCTGTCCTTGCCATCCCGCAAAAACAGCCGGGCAAAAATACCGATGATTTTGGTGTCCCGCTGGGCACCTAATATGGCGTAATGTTCCCTGAAAACATCCTCATCCTGGCCTAGTTTTTCAGCCATATAGCTGACCATTTTTTCTTCTGTATCAGGGTCAACATCCCGTCTCGCATCCTGCAGCAGTGAAACCAGATCATAGGCAACATGTCCAATAACAGCATCCTGAAAATCAAGCATGCCGATTTTGCCATTCTCAAGCGCCAGAAGGTTTTCCGCATGATAGTCCCTAAGCACCAGACAGTCATTTGCCGTGCTTACTTTTGCCAGTACCTTTTTCCATAAATCAGCATATTCAAGTCGTTTTTCAAAAGAAAGTCTTTTGCCGGTCAGGGCTGGATAATACCAGTCTGAAAACAGGAATATTTCAGTCAGCAACAAATCCATATCATAGTGGCGAAGCTTATATTCCCCGTCACCGTAGGACAGTTTTGAGGGCGGCTCAAATTTAGCGATCAGGATCAGTTCATCAACCGCCTTTTTATAAAGCTCAAGTTCCTGTGACGGATCCTTTTCCAATACTGTTTTAAACAGATTGTCACCCAGATCCTCAAGCAGCAAAAAACCCTGTTCAAAATCACTCGCCAGTATTTTTGGTGCCGCAAGGCCAAGTTCGCACAAATAATTGGCCACAGCCACAAATGGCCTCGTATCCTCAAACTCAGGTGGTGCATCCATCAGCACGGCTTTCTGACCCTTAAGCGCCACCCTGTCATAGCGCCTGAATGAAGCATCCCCGGCCAGGGGGGTTACCACTGCCCCTTCCCATCCGATATCTTTTAAAAACAAACTTATTTTTTCTGATCGCTGCATTTTAAAAATTTAAATCCTTAAGCCTTGACTGCCAATGGTCATCACCTTCAAGGACAATATTTCTAGCCCCTTCCTTTTCAGCCATTGACAGCGTAATTTTAAGATGCTCCTCCGGCAGACTGTCCCCCATCCGGTCAGGCCATTCAATCATTGTCACTGCCGTATCGAACCCTTCTTCTATGCCGAGTTCATAAATTTCATTCATATTTTCAAGACGGTAAAGATCAATATGCCAGACGGTCGGTGTGACAATGTCATCAAGGTCAGGTTCATAAATCTGCACCAGATTAAATGTCGGGCTTGGCACATCTTCATGATAGCCCAGCGCATGGATAATTGCCCGGCAGAATTCTGTTTTTCCTGATCCCAGATCACCATTCAATGCCAGTATGTCCCCGGTTCTAAGCAGGGGGGCAAGGGAAGCGGCTAGACGACGGCTCGCTATAATATCTTTGAGATAAAAGTCTTTCAGGATCATATAGGCAACTGGTTTATTTCATGAATTGTTTCTACCGCTGACAATTCATCAGAAATGGGGAAATTTTTAGGCAGTTTACAGGTCATTTCCGTTCCCAATCCAAGATTACTTTCAACCAGTATTTTTCCGCCATGCTTTTCAATAAATATTTTCACCAGCGACAGCCCAAGTCCTGTTCCTTTTCCTTTAGGAACGTTTGAACCGGTATAGAATTTATCAAAAATATCTTCAAATTCACTATGGCTGATGCCAATACCATCATCCTGTACGCTGATATAATAAAAATCCTCATCCTGCCAAGTTTTAATCGCAACATGGCCGGCTTCCGGCGTAAATTTGACGGCATTACTGAGTAGATTGGAAATAGAATGCTGAATGCGTTTTTCATCGCCATGAACCGACGTCAGGTTTTTATCGAGTGATACATCAAGTTGAATGGATTTCTGCTTAATCCGTTCTTCAAGCTTACTGACGACCCCGTGTATGGTTTCATTAACATCAAAATCCGCTGCTTCGATATAAAGTCCGCCAGCTTCAATGACGGAAAGGTCAAGAATATCATTTATCAAATCAAGAAGATAATCTGATGCGCTTAATATATTGCGCATATATTGATGTTGTTCATCATTAAGCGGTCCCTGATATTCCTTTTCAAGAAGTTCGGCAAAACCAAGCACACTATTAAGCGGATTACGAAGTTCATAAGACATATGAGCAAGGAAATCAGTCTTGATATTTTGTGCTTCCTCAAGCGCCTCATTATGTTTACGAAGAGAATATTCAACCCTGTAGCTATCTGTAACATCAATAAAGATTACAAGAACCGCCCCATCAGGCAGCGGCACAAGGGAGAAATTGATGACTTTTTCGTTTTTCAGTTTAAACTGCCCGGCGGAGGCTTCTTTCTTCACTTCACCGCCAACAATAAGATTTTTAAACTCCTCAATCGGGTTACTGCTTTCAAATAATTCAGCACAACGATTAAGCACATCAATTGCATGCGGTTTCGATTGGAGAAAATCTGACTTAATCTCCCAAATGTTTATAAACCCATCATTGAAAAGCTGAAGCCGTCCGTCCACACCGAACACGGCAATTCCTTCATGCAGATTATCAAGCGTTTCCCGCTGCACGGCAATCAGCGTGTTATAGGAACTTTCAAGAGCAAAATAGTCCGTAACATCCTCATAAAACACCAGCATACCACCAAGAGGATGCTGCTGCATAACGACACGGAGTGTCTTGCCATCAGGCAAATGCATCATTGATTCCACAGGGTCAATCACTTTGGTATAGGCATCAAGCTGCTTTTTCTTCCATTCCGGAAAATTCGCCTGCTCCGGTAATTTTCTTGCTTCCCTTAAAGATTCAAGAATTTCGCCGTAATGCGGATGGCTGAATAACAGACTTTCCGGAAGTCCCCAAAGGCGAACATAGGCTTTATTATAATATTCAAGTCTCATACCGCTATCAAAAATAGCCACGGCTGATGAAAACTGGTCCAGAGTTTCCGCATATGACTCCGTATGATCGGCCAGGCTGCCACGGGCCTCTTCCAGTTCAGTAATATCCTGCGCATAACCAAGAATTGCTTCCTTATGATCATCAATTTCATAAGGAATATTATGAAAATCCATTGAGCGACGCTCGCCATTAATCACCACAAAATGGCTTTCCGAACTGGGCTCACCGCGCTGACTTACATTTTCAGCCATACTCCTGATGCTGACACCAAGTGTGTTAATAGCAAGTTCAAGATTATTTTTAATCACATTGCCAAAACTGCCGCCATCCACCGCTTCTACATATGCTTTATTAACCCACTGCAGATTAAGGTCTTCGCCTCTGATCCAGATTGGAAATTTTGCCTTGTTCAGCGCATTTTCAAGAAGGCGCGCCCGGTCACTTCTTTCCTGTGATTCAAGTGTTTGATATCGCTGGATTTTTTCCGCAATGGTATTATCTTTTATCCAGACGACATAGCAGTCTTCCGACGCTGCCCCTATTGAAATTTTATTGCCTGAAATCAGCAAATGCATATTAAACTGGTTTAGATCTACTGACTGTGAGAACTCTGTTCCATCGGAGAGCAAACTATTCAGATTTGCATCAAATCGTGCCTGGTCAAGAAGGGAAAATCTTGATTTAAGATCATCAAGACTGTCCGGGACGGTCTCATCCTCAAAACGGATATCAATGGTCGAACTGATGAGCAGTTCTTTATTGCTGTTCCAAAGGAGAAAACTGTCCTGACGCTGTGAGATTATTTTTTTTAAATAATCTTCATTATTCATCGTTCTGTTAAGCGCTTTTGAGGTCTGCCTGCGCTGGTAAATTAACCAGAAAATAAGAGAAAGTGTCAGGATAAAAAACAGTACCAGGGCAATAATAAACTGATTATTTTGTTCCGATCCGAAATCAATACCCGCAAAAATATCCGCACTGGCATATGTATTGGAAAAAACAAAGGCCAATAAAGCTGCGTTTAAAACTTTAATATACAATCTAAAGCGAATTGCAAAAAATCCCTTCACGGATATTAATCAAGCACTTATCAAGTCAATAAAATAACCAGTTTAAAAGCAAAAGAAAAGCCCGTTCATAAATGATTAACCATGAACGGGCTTTAAAATCTTAATCTAAGATTATTTAGTATCGATAATGGTCAGACTTGAATGGACCTTCTTGGCTTACACCAATATAATCCGCCTGCTCCTTATTCAGTTTTGTCAGATGAACACCTAAGCGGGCCAGATGAAGCGAGGCCACTTTTTCATCAAGGTGTTTTGGCAGAACATATACTTTATTTTTATAATCAGAAGTATTGTTAAAAAGTTCCATCTGCGCAAGTACCTGATTGGTAAAGGACGCGCTCATCACAAAACTAGGGTGGCCCGTCGCACAGCCAAGATTAACCAGACGACCTTTCGCAAGAACAATCAGACGCTTGCCATCAGGGAAAATAACCTCATCCACCTGTGGTTTCACTTCTTCCCATTTATAATTAGATAGAGCCGCGATCTGAATTTCAGAATCAAAATGTCCAATATTACAGACAATCGCCCGGTCTTTCATTTTTCTCATATGGTCTATGGTGATTACATCAAAATTTCCGGTACAGGTAACAAAAATATCGCCCCGTGATGCGGCATCATCCATGGTGACCACTTCATAGCCTTCCATCGCTGCCTGTAAGGCACAGATCGGATCAATTTCAGTAACCAGAACACGGGCCCCCTGGCTTCTTAAGGAAGCGGCAGAGCCTTTACCCACGTCACCAAAACCGGCAACGACGCAGACTTTACCGGCAACCATAACATCGGTTGCACGCTTGATCCCATCCACCAGGCTTTCACGACATCCATAAAGGTTATCAAATTTTGATTTGGTCACACTGTCATTCACATTAATGGCCGGAACCGTCAGTCTTCCTTCCTTTTCCATCTGGTAAAGCCGTAGCACACCTGTGGTCGTTTCTTCGGAAATACCCCTGATATCATCCAGTAGTTCAGGAAAATCCTTGTAAACCATTGCCGTCAGGTCACCGCCATCATCAAGAATCATATTCGGGCGCCAGCCATTGGGGCCAACAATCGTTTCACGAATACACCAGTTAAATTCTTCTTCATCCATCCCTTTCCAGGCAAAGACGGGAATTTTTGCAGCGGCCATTGCCGCAGCCGCATGATCCTGGGTTGAGAAAATATTACAGGATGACCAGCGCACCTCAGCACCCAGTGCAATAAGTGTTTCCATCAATACGGCAGTCTGGATCGTCATATGCAGGCAACCCGCAATTCTTGCCCCTTGCAATGGTTTTGATTTACCATACTCTTCGCGTAGTGCCATAAGGCCAGGCATTTCTGTTTCTGCAATATCAATTTCACGACGGCCCCAACCGGCCCCTGAAATATCCTTGACTTTATAGTCTGTGAAGTCTGTCATTGGATTGAAGTCCTTTTATATAGTCTTGATATAATGATCATTAAAATTACTATTCCTATACCCGCCTTCGCTTAAAATGGCAAGCATAAAGAAATCTTTATATATCTATATATTGAAAAATATTTAACAACTAACTAAGAATGGTTTAGCTGCCTTCACCGAATTTATCACAGACCAGCTTTTCAATTGCGTTTAGAAGCTGATCCTTTTCCGGTCCTTCAACAAGGATTGTGATTTCCTCACCGATGCCCGCTGCCAGCATCATAAGTCCCATAATTGATGTACCACATACAGACACACCATCTTTTGATACGGTAACTGTTGCATTATATTCACTGGCCAAGCCGACAAATTTGGCGGATGCACGTGCGTGTAACCCCCGTTCATTGCAGATTTTTATTTTCCGGCTGTCACCATTTTCGTCGGTGCTCATTCCTGACCACCGGATAACACATGTGAGGCGATATTGATATATTTACGCCCGGATTCCTGCGCAGCTGTGACCGCTTCTTCCATGGTGCATGGCGTTGAGCGGACGCTGGCAAGCTTGATCAGCATAGGCAGGTTAATGCCCGCGATCACTTCTGCTTTGCTGCTATCCATGACCGAAATAGCAAGATTTGATGGTGTACCACCAAACATATCTGTAAGGATTATCACGCCGTTCCCTTCCTCAACTTCGGTGACTGCATCGAGAATATCCTGACGCCGTTGTTCCATGTCGTCATCCGGCCCAATTGAAATTGCCTTAAGCGCTGTTTGAGGGCCAACCACATGCTCCATTGCAGCAATGAATTCTTCAGCCAGCCTTCCATGGGTAACAACAACCATTCCAATCATATTTTAACCTTTTTTATTAGTCCTGAATGCACAGTATAATCCGTCTTTGGAAAGAGAACAATTCTCTTTTACAAAGAAAGCTCACGGTGGTGAATGTTTACTTTATAATTTTTTTCTTTCAACAAAGCGCCAAGTTTTTCAGCCAAAAAAACAGATCTATGTTTGCCTCCGGTGCATCCGAATGAAATCGTCAGATATGATTTGCCTTCTTTTTTATACTCTGGAAGCAATGTAAGGATAAGCGAAGAAATTTTATCCCAACTGCTGTTAAAAACCGGATCCCGCATGATATACTCTCCAACAACCTCTTCTCTGCCGGTTTTGGCTTTGAGTTTTTCATCATAATGAGGATTTCTTAAAAATCTAACGTCAAAGACCAAATCCGCATCACGCGGCAACCCTTTCGGATAGGCAAATGAACTTACAGAAATGCTTAGTCCTTTTTCCTGCCCCCGTTCAAAATGCTGGGAAAGCACGCGCCTGAGATCATGAATACTATATTCCGATGTATCAAAGATATAATCACTTTGCGCTTTAATGACTTCCATCATCTGTCGTTCACGGGCAATTCCATCACTGACCGGCCTATCCTTGGCCAAAGGATGACGTCTGCGGGTTTCAGAAAACCGGGCAGATAAGACCTCATCTCCACTATCAAAATAAAGAATTTTGATGGAAATTCTTTCCTGTTCCTTTATTCGTGATAGAACTTTAACGATATTTTCCGGCTGAAAATTTCGTGTCCTGGCATCGACCCCAATTGCCAATGCCGGGTTAATATGATCCGGGTCATTTTTCATTGCCAGATCAATAAGACTGGGTAACAGATTAATCGGCAGATTATCTATTGCCTCATATTCGAGATCTTCCAGCACTGAAAGGGCCGTTGACTTGCCTGCTCCTGACATACCTGTGATCAGCAGCAGATTTAAAACATTACTTTTTTTTCTCATTTCATTCATAATTTTAACATTAACCTGATTTTTGCTATAGCAGACCCTGAAAAAGCATCAATTTTATAGAGTGGGATTTTGCAACCATCCTGTTCAAAAAAAGCGGCTTTGGGCAATCGTTCAATTTCCTTTTCCGGCGTCAGTTCAAGTGCCAGTCCCAATCTGCTGGACTTTACATAGCCAAGCTTGATTAAACCCACACCACGTACTTCAATCAGTCCGGCAATATTCGGCGCCGGATGCGCATAAAGAAAACCGTCATCCCCATCGACTTTGACATAATCATCAGAAACCAGTTTGGCCCCCGCATCAATCAGGCGCAGGGCCAGATCTGATTTTCCTGATCCGGAAGGCCCGAAAATTAATATTCCTTTTCCTTCAAACTCAACACAGGAGGCATGATGTAGTGTCACAGCGCTAATCCTCAGTTATCTGCAAGCGGTAATAATACAACGAAGCGCGCACCAATAATATTCTTTTCATCATCCATTCGGTTTTCAGCATATATTTCTCCGCCGTGGGCTTCAACCACCTGCTTACAAATATTGAGACCGAGACCGGAATGTTTGCCGAAAGCCTCTCCCTTGGGTCGCTCGGAATAAAAGCGATCAAAAATATTTTCCAGTTTGTCTTCCGGAATGCCAATTCCCTCATCCTCAACCAGAATTTCGACCATATTATTCCGCCGTTTCATTCTGATCCATATATTGCCGTCTTTGCGGGAAAAAGAGATCGCATTATCCACCAGATTTCGAATCAGCTGCCCAAGTTGCCCTTCAAGACCACGAACAAAATAAGGGGCTGAATTACCGTCACGAAGTTTAAACCGGCGTTGCTTTATATCAAGGTGCAGATGCGGCAGATTATCTTTTTGCGTGGTCAGATAAATATCTATCATGGTTTCAAGCAGTGCAGTCATATTGACCTGCTGCATCATCGAATGGGACATTTCAGCATCAAGCCGAGACACATCTGAAATATCCGTGATCAAGCGGTCCAGCCTTTTAACATCATCGCTGATGATGGCTCTCAGTTTTTGCCGGTTTTCTTCAGTTTTGGCATATTCCATCGTCTCAATTGCACTACGCATGCTGGTCAGGGGATTTTTAAGCTCGTGGGCAACATCGGCCGCAAAACTGGCGACCGCATCAATTTGTTTGGCAAGTATTTCCGTCATATCCTTTAGGGACCTTGAAAGATCCCCAATCTCATCATTTCTGGATGATAAATCTGGAATATTTGATTTTTCCCCCAGACTGATATT is a window encoding:
- a CDS encoding stimulus-sensing domain-containing protein, encoding MLGETATDDPDTTELLIEPAKNILVRLVNITKLRTRYFAINNELMIDSRDLNINNVVVENTMPKKLGIGDFWEIINREVSLILDKIQNNRESLETYHELEDEMATDYPEVLTALAGEVSSRVRRLDDQRDIITVAVPVQRFRRVLGALMLSTDTGDIYAAVQDVRLTIIQIFCVSLLITLLLSLFLAKTIVRPILKLAHSADNISLGEKSNIPDLSSRNDEIGDLSRSLKDMTEILAKQIDAVASFAADVAHELKNPLTSMRSAIETMEYAKTEENRQKLRAIISDDVKRLDRLITDISDVSRLDAEMSHSMMQQVNMTALLETMIDIYLTTQKDNLPHLHLDIKQRRFKLRDGNSAPYFVRGLEGQLGQLIRNLVDNAISFSRKDGNIWIRMKRRNNMVEILVEDEGIGIPEDKLENIFDRFYSERPKGEAFGKHSGLGLNICKQVVEAHGGEIYAENRMDDEKNIIGARFVVLLPLADN